Within Telopea speciosissima isolate NSW1024214 ecotype Mountain lineage chromosome 8, Tspe_v1, whole genome shotgun sequence, the genomic segment TCAACATTAATACAATCAAGGAATTTCAAGAGAACTTGTGTTCTATCATACCCTAATTTAGCACTCGGAGGCCTTATTTTCAACATAATACCTGATCACTTTATACTGTAACAATATCATGCTTACTTAGTAAAATGATTCTCATTTCATATACATCTATTATTTAGAGGAACTGTATAAGTACTGAATTCCCATAATATCGTCGCTATGGAGATCTCTTTTTGTAACCCCAGGTGATATGCTAGGGTACATGATAGCTTCTTGAACTGAGGAGTGCCCAAGCCCTAGAAGGTGTCCAATTTCATGCACAGCAACTGATTCTAAGTCCATCATATTTTGTCCTGGATTAGTACTCCAATTCTCATCAGCATCATAATGGAACCTTCCATCAGTTGGTGCAAAGGCATGCGCTAGGGTCGACCCTTGTCCATCAAATGCATAGCCATCTCCATGGTCTCCGCGATGGAATCCAATGTCTATGTCAGCAGTGGTACCTTCAGCTACTTCTTTGAATGTAAAATGGCTTATGCCCATCTTGCGAAAGCTTTTGAGCAGACAGACTCCAAGTCCTGAACTGCACTTATTTGGGCACTGGAATGGAATCGGTAGGTGAGATTGCGCTTGGAATCTGGCCATTTTTCCATAtttgaaaagaaacaaaaatgggAGACTGTGTGGAGTGTATTGGAGCCCATCATGGTGTCTCTTCATCCCTGATCGCATTGAACTCGTTCCATTGATGATGTCTGGAACACCACATCTTGGCACCATCAGTTGCTTCACCGTTTGTGAATCTAAGGTCCCTGTGACCTTCAGATTGTAATTGATCTGATAGGTCTTTACCGCGGCCTCTAATTGGTCATCGAACTCGTCGTCATTGACATGGGTGAGGCTGTTGTTTAATTGAGGATAACTCAGGTAACAAATTTCTTGAGATACTGTTTGAGCTCATAAATCCCTTTCACCATCTGCCCCTTATGATATCCTTCCAAAGGCTGGAGGGACTTGAAAGGTTGCTTACCTGGTCTGGATAGAACCATTTGAGGCAAAATGAAGGGAAAAATGAGGATAAAAaagcccaaaaagaaagaaaatttagggaaaatgttcATCTTTCTAAGCTAAggtttttcaagaaaaaaaaatttgttggtATTGTAAGGTGACAATGAAGCTCTTATTGGTGTTGTGGTGGCATGCATTCTCCTCCCACAAGTATTTATTAGCATCCTACCTAGGTCAAATTGCCCGTTTGAGGGAGCACGCATCAAGAAAGATTCAATATATCGTGTCTTCCATGTTGAAGAGGTTCTTACGAAATTGAGACTTTAAATGTGAAATTAAGACCTTGGGTACTATTAATATGAAATGTCGGGTAAAGGCCACGCTCCCCACAAAGAAGGCTGACACTTTTTATATTAATCacttccctttatttttgtacAGTGACACGGACACACTTGTTCAGACTTTTGGTTTTAATCAATCTATGCCAATCcataagtctctctctctcatgttttctAACGTACTATTTGGTAAGAACCCACGCCAAAACCTGTTGACCACTGGGTGATTTGTTGACCCCGGCTAGCCATGGTCGTCCATGATACAAGAAGCACAAAGTGGTCATTGGACCTTACTCTGTTGCATTTCAAATCTTCGTCTTGCCACTCATTCATCTTGGAATTAGGATGTGGGGTCTTCAGGAAATGATGTAATTatcaaataatttattaaatgatattatattgtttttttcttttgtggaaTATTATATTACTTTTCCTAGTCACTATTTTATGCATTGGCCCAAAACTCTTTAGTGTTTTATCTAATCCTCTATTGTTGTTCttatagtttctctcatcttccttgATTAACATACTGTTACAGTTCTTGCAATAGGAGTTTCCTTTTCTAAGTCTGAAACTTCTGCCTATGATTTCAGAGAATTTAACTATCAAATTAGGCTGGATTTTGCATATGTGATTCCCTTCCCCTTCTACTCCAATCGAACCAAATTTTAGCACCATTGCACTGATAGATTGAGAGCTATGTTAGTTtcctttactttctattttctgtctaTGTGTGTTTCtcttaattgggataaggctgagttgtatTTGTTGTTGTGTGTTTCCCTTAATCTAACCATCAACTTGCTTTGATATTTTTACCACATACTCACCCCATTAGGACCTTTAATATATGTAAGTTTCAGCCCCATCAGATTAATGGTTTGCAATTTCTAATTACATTTAGTTTCTGCCATATTCATAGTTTTCTGGTTCACTTACGATTCTGGTTTCTCATAGGTTTGCTAGTTTTTGTTACTTTAGCCTAGCTTACTTCATCAGTGTTTGATAGGGTGCCCATGCGTTTCAGTATCCAACATTTTTTTGTAGGGCCAGAAAATGAAAACTGGTCATAGATATGTATCTACTAGCTGCATATGCTTTCTTGTTTGGGTTTAGCAAAGGAAACTCCTATTGCAAGAACTGTTGAAGATGTTCCTGTTTGTAAACATTACCTAGATTTTATTCACATAAGACGCATgagaatacaacaacaactcagccttatcccaactaaatggggtcagctacgtGGATCCTTGGCccccaatcagctctattcgaataTGTACAAATATTTCCAAATAGAAATGTTGTTAAGACGATTGCTAATATGATGGAGCATCTTATGAATAATTGTTAATTGTTAGATATTAGAGCTTAGTAGTCATGCGCCACAAGCTACTAAAACTCATTTTATGACAGGGAAACTAATGCACAATCAATATAATTCTCCGATGTCGTTCTCTGTTGGAAACTTCCATCTTTAAGGGCTTTGTAGACACTATCGCTCCTAGCACATTTAGTGAAGGTCGGCCTAATTTGACTTTGAAGGAGGACACAACCTTCGCCACCATGAAATTGACCTTGACAGTCTTCTCACAAGGGTGATCTCCGACAGTTAGCGTCATTTCAATGGTTCCTTAGATTGTCGCTAATGAGCCAGAAAAACCATATAAATTCGTTATGTTAGGCTTCAGGCTATCATCTCCGAACCCGAATTGATGAAAAACATCATATGACATCATATCGACAGATGCACCTGTGTCAATCAAGATCCGATGAA encodes:
- the LOC122672196 gene encoding LOW QUALITY PROTEIN: metalloendoproteinase 1-like (The sequence of the model RefSeq protein was modified relative to this genomic sequence to represent the inferred CDS: inserted 4 bases in 3 codons), encoding MASGYSFTSSITLHGNDAHHTLYNRTISMDTNQSPIMGSGYKTEVPHGSEEIQSFGEEWKEKKGGKHPSEAYVPIQFVKPDAPPTVTLPSVKNMLRGRPGKQPFKSLQPLEGYHKGQMVKGIYELKQYLKKFXYLSYPQLNNSLTHVNDDEFDDQLEAAVKTYQINYNLKVTGTLDSQTVKQLMVPRCGVPDIINGTSSMRSGMKRHHDXGSNTLHTVSHFCFFSNMEKWPDSKRNLTYRFHSSAQISAVQDLESVCSKAFARWAXSHFTFKEVAEGTTADIDIGFHRGDHGDGYAFDGQGSTLAHAFAPTDGRFHYDADENWSTNPGQNMMDLESVAVHEIGHLLGLGHSSVQEAIMYPSISPGVTKRDLHSDDIMGIQYLYSSSK